DNA from Gloeocapsa sp. PCC 73106:
TTCCCGCCATTCCTTGGTATATGGTCCTGGAATTGGTTCAATAGATACATCTCCACTGATATGTCTTTCAAAAAGCTCAACTTTACCATGGATACGACGAAAATCTCTCTTGTCGCGATCGTTTTCCACATCTAACTCATTGCGAATATCTAACAGAGGTTGCAGCCATTCTTTTTCTGAGTCGTTTTGAATCATTGCTGCCATAGATTTATCTTTACTTACCATAGTGCAAACCCAACAACCAAACCGAGAATCACCACAACTAGGCGTAGATGCGTCTATAACCAAAACACATTCGCTGTCTGCAGTGGCCCCTTGATACATGGTAAATAAGTCTTTGTTACTATGTCCCCAAGGATTTTGCCATTGCATCAGATATAACCAAACTTCATCGGTACGCCAATCTTCTATGGGAGAATATATTAGAGAGTTAGGTAGACGCGTATTGGGACTCAAATGATTTCTTAATCTTCCCGCTTCATGCTTTTTCATGGTAATCGCTCTTGTCAAGCTTTCGGCTTTGCGCACACCTAAAATAACTATGGTTTCACCATGATCTCTCACCATTTGACGGATAAAATGATTGACAGGCTGAATCTTTAGTCGATCAGTACACCAACGAAATCCTGTTCTCGGTGATGGATAACCCCTGCCCATTAAACACACCCAAAAAGTTTCTTTGACTCCCGGTTGCAACAAATGAGGTTCAACTGGCATTTTTTGCTCTTGAGCACTCAGTTTCATCTGTTCTAGGGATTTACGCACCCAGACTGAAACGATGGGATTTTCTACTCTAGTATCGGTAGTAATTACGTGAATGGTTTTATGTCTTTTTTCTGGAGCAAGAGAAGCGATCGCATTCCAAACCAACTGGAGTACTGCAGTACTATCTTTACCTCCACTATATCCCACTACCCAGGGAATATCGTCCAAACAGTAAAGATCTTGTATTTCTTTAGTCAGATTTTCTATATCTTCTACCAATTCCGGAAGAGTGCGAGGAGGAAATAAAGATATTTGCGAATTGGTCATATTTCGGTATGTTATATTTTTTATAGTAATATTTTCAAGACCAGATGAGCGATATCAATTCGGAACTTTCCAAAACACTATAGAATTATTTTAACACGTATTATAGAGATAAATGTTATCCTGCGTTAATTTTTCAGCAAGGACAACGTAAAATGCTACAAATTAATGTTCCAGCCCATGATCTCCCTACTCTACTACAAGTACAGCCATTGTCCAGATAGCACCTCCTCCGGTTCAAGAAGCAAATAACCCTTTTGAGTCACCACCACTACCGGAAACCAAAGCAGAAGAGAAAACCACTGCAATAATATCTAGAAAACGTTTTCATGGAAGCGTAAAACTCGAACCGACGCGCGTTGGTCGCGATGCAGGACGTATAGCTGATGAAGTAATTGCTCATTTAGCAGGATTAGTAGATTCAAAAGTAACTGTCACTCTAGAAATCGAGGTCGATCTTCCTTCGGGAGCATCAGATCAAGTAATCCGTACAGTTACAGAAAATTCCCGCACTCTTAAATTTACCAGTCATGGATTTGAGAATGAGTAAGGTTTAATTTTTGTTAATCACCTCGTTACTGAGAAAGTGAGCGTTTTGGCTTCTTATTTTTGCTGCTTCCTCATCGTAGAAAAAAGGCAAAAAGGCGTAACGCTTGCCTTTAGTAACAGAGGTAGCTTCGTGAAGTAGAGAACAGGAAAAGACCACTGCTCCCCCCGTGGGTGCTCGATAAGTATTATCTCCGAACTCAGGAAAGCGTAGATCTCCCCCATCGTATTCTTCGGCGTTGAGATTAATAGTACAAGCAAAACGACGATGAGCAGTTGCTTTAGTAGTATTGTCTCGATGGGGACGGAAAAACCCTCCGCTTGCGCCATCATAGCAAGCGATTAGATATCTTTCCATTCGGGTTACTTTAAACTGATAAGCTTTTTCAATTTCTGGAATCAGTCGGCGCACGATGCGGGAACGAATCTCGCTACAGATTTCTTCTGTACCAGTATCGTAATCTATATTATAGTCTTGGCGACGCTTGAAACTATAGTCAATGACACCCACGGTTTTACCTTCTTGTTCTCGCATAAATCCAGACTCACTACCTCCATTTTGCTCATATAGAGCGATTAACTGACGACAAAAAGACCTTTCAAAAATTCTCGGAACAGTCAAAACGGGTGCATAAATAGATACACCTGCATGTTCATTGACTCCTGGTAATTCTGAGAGAATTGCCAAAATGGCTTGGTTGTGTTTTTCAGCATCATCAATAGGGATACTATAAATAGTCCTTAAACTCGGATCGAGAATCAGAGTGAAAGAATTATACTGAATTTGAGTTTGAGCTAAGACTTCCTTAGAGGGAATGGCGCCGTAGAGCATACTAACTTGAGCATCAAAATCCCAAAAATAACGGATTCCTGGTAAATTTTGACTCACTCTGGGGATTTCGCGATCTTGGTAATCTATCGTGACCCCAAAAAAGCAAATATGTTCATCATCAAAAAAATGGCGTAAATCATTGGTGAGGTAATCGAGTACCTTGGCGTTTTTGGTTACTGTTGCTGAACCGTAAAAGCAAAGTACTACGTATCTACCTGCGATAGTTTGAAAATTAAATTGGCTAGTTGTGGAAGAAGCACAACTGAACCAAGGTGCAGGTTCTCCTATGGTTAACATTAGTCTAATAATCCTAAAACTGTTATTTTGTTTGACTATGT
Protein-coding regions in this window:
- the dndC gene encoding DNA phosphorothioation system sulfurtransferase DndC encodes the protein MTNSQISLFPPRTLPELVEDIENLTKEIQDLYCLDDIPWVVGYSGGKDSTAVLQLVWNAIASLAPEKRHKTIHVITTDTRVENPIVSVWVRKSLEQMKLSAQEQKMPVEPHLLQPGVKETFWVCLMGRGYPSPRTGFRWCTDRLKIQPVNHFIRQMVRDHGETIVILGVRKAESLTRAITMKKHEAGRLRNHLSPNTRLPNSLIYSPIEDWRTDEVWLYLMQWQNPWGHSNKDLFTMYQGATADSECVLVIDASTPSCGDSRFGCWVCTMVSKDKSMAAMIQNDSEKEWLQPLLDIRNELDVENDRDKRDFRRIHGKVELFERHISGDVSIEPIPGPYTKEWREYWLKKVLTAQVGIRKNAPEEIGEITLISQGELSEIRRIWLEEKHEFDDSLPRIYQEITGETFIDNNLSRVSSLLGGDEWDILESICGEDPMHLELMARLLDTERQYYTKSRRVGIYEALEKCFATSSRDRQEAIDQAHLTRNLKNAVEEADVETVKQLTWGTLKFPPQT
- a CDS encoding 2OG-Fe(II) oxygenase, with the translated sequence MLTIGEPAPWFSCASSTTSQFNFQTIAGRYVVLCFYGSATVTKNAKVLDYLTNDLRHFFDDEHICFFGVTIDYQDREIPRVSQNLPGIRYFWDFDAQVSMLYGAIPSKEVLAQTQIQYNSFTLILDPSLRTIYSIPIDDAEKHNQAILAILSELPGVNEHAGVSIYAPVLTVPRIFERSFCRQLIALYEQNGGSESGFMREQEGKTVGVIDYSFKRRQDYNIDYDTGTEEICSEIRSRIVRRLIPEIEKAYQFKVTRMERYLIACYDGASGGFFRPHRDNTTKATAHRRFACTINLNAEEYDGGDLRFPEFGDNTYRAPTGGAVVFSCSLLHEATSVTKGKRYAFLPFFYDEEAAKIRSQNAHFLSNEVINKN